A single Eulemur rufifrons isolate Redbay chromosome 9, OSU_ERuf_1, whole genome shotgun sequence DNA region contains:
- the GGA3 gene encoding ADP-ribosylation factor-binding protein GGA3 isoform X2, which translates to MAEAEGESLESWLNKATNPSNRQEDWEYIIGFCDQINKELEGPQIAVRLLAHKIQSPQEWEAVQALTYLGDRVSEKVKTKVIELLYSWTMALPEEAKIKDAYHMLKRQGIVQSDPPIPVDRTLIPSPPPRPKNPVFDDEEKSKLLAKLLKSKNPDDLQEANKLIKSMVKEDEARIQKVTKRLHTLEEVNNNVKLLSEMLLHYSREDSSEGDKELMKELFDRCENKRKTLFKLASETEDNDNSLGDILQASDNLSRVINSYKTIIGGQVINGEVATSTMPDSEGNNHSSNQGTLIDLAELDTLNSPSSTSAPAPTPPSSGIPILPPPPQTSGPPRSRSSSQAEAPLGPNSTNNALSLLDEELLCLGLTDPAPNVPPKESAGNSQWHLFQSEQSNLDFFSPKPGPAACSASEASLLQPSALSSGNSQAPLLPPFPAPVVPASVPASSVGSFLFCTGLAPKAEPAVPDQHSSALGDSTLHHLDALDQLLEEAKVTSGLVKPASCFSSGAAASPLIPTTPARPLLPFSTGPGSPLFQPLAFQPQGSPMKGPQVSLASVHVPLESIKPSSALPVTAYDKNGFRILFHFAKECPPGRPDVLVVVVSMLNTAPLPVKSIVLQAAVPKSMKVKLQPPSGTELSPFSPIQPPAAITQVMLLANPLKEKVRLRYRLTFALGEQLSTEVGEVDQFPPVEQWGNL; encoded by the exons TACCTGGGGGACAGGGTGTCTGAGAAAGTGAAGACCAAGGTTATCGAGCTGCTTTATAGCTGGACTATGGCCCTGCCGGAAGAAGCAAAGATCAAAGATGCCTACCATATGTTGAAGAGACAGG GCATAGTGCAGTCTGACCCACCAATCCCTGTGGACAGGACGCTGATCCCCTCTCCACCACCTCGTCCCAAAAACCCTGTTTTTGATGATGAGGAGAAATCCAAG CTTTTAGCCAAGCTGCTGAAAAGCAAAAACCCGGATGACTTGCAAGAGGCCAACAAGCTGATCAAGTCCATGGTGAAGGAA GACGAGGCGCGGATCCAGAAGGTGACCAAGCGTCTGCACACATTAGAGGAGGTCAACAACAACGTGAAACTGCTCAGCGAGATGCTGCTTCACTACAGCCGAGAGGACTCTTCAGAGGGAGATAAAGAGCTCATGAAG GAATTGTTTGATAGGTGTGAGAACAAGAGAAAGACGTTATTTAAACTAGCCAGCGAGACAGAGGACAATGACAACAGTTTGG GGGACATCCTGCAGGCCAGTGACAACCTCTCCCGGGTCatcaactcttataaaacaattattgGAGGGCAGGTCATCAATGGTGAGGTGGCCACCTCAACCATGCCAGACTCTGAAG GGAACAATCACTCCAGTAACCAAGGCACTCTCATCGACCTTGCTGAGTTGGACACACTGAATAGTCCATCCTCTACGTCGGCTCCGGCACCCACTCCACCCTCCTCGGGCATCccgatcctccctcctcccccccagaCCTCGGGTCCTCCACGCAGCCGCTCGTCCAGCCAGGCCGAGGCCCCCCTGGGACCCAACAGCACAAACAACGCCCTCTCCTTGCTGGACGAGGAGCTGCTCTGCTTGG GCCTCACTGACCCAGCCCCTAATGTTCCTCCCAAAGAGTCAGCTGGAAATAGCCAGTGGCATCTGTTCCAG AGTGAACAGTCCAACCTGGACTTCTTCAGCCCCAAGCCGGGGCCTGCTGCCTGCAGCGCCTCAGAGGCTTCTCTGCTCCAGCCCTCGGCCCTCTCCTCAGGCAACTCCCAAGCTCCACTgctgcctcccttcccagcccctgtggtcccagccaGTGTTCCTGCCTCCAGTGTGGGTTCCTTCCTGTTCTGTACTGGACTGGCCCCAAAGGCTGAGCCTGCAGTCCCTGATCAGCATAGCTCGGCACTGGGTGATAGCACCCTGCACCACCTGGATGCCCTCGATCAGCTTCTGGAAGAGGCCAAAGT GACATCAGGCTTGGTGAAACCTGCCTCCTGCTTTTCCTCTGGGGCTGCGGCCTCCCCTCTGATCCCCACCACCCCAGCCAGGCCTCTCCTGCCCTTCTCCACCGGGCCTGGCAGCCCTCTCTTCCAGCCACTGGCCTTCCAGCCTCAGGGCAGCCCTATGAAGGGGCCCCAGGTCTCCCTGGCCAGTGTCCACGTGCCCCTGGAATCGATCAAACCTA GCAGTGCCCTTCCTGTGACAGCCTATGATAAAAATGGCTTCCGCATCCTCTTCCACTTTGCCAAGGAGTGTCCTCCAGGACGGCCTGatgtgctggtggtggtggtatcCATGCTGAATACAGCTCCCTTGCCAGTCAAGAGCATCGTGCTGCAGGCTGCAGTGCCCAAG TCCATGAAAGTGAAACTGCAGCCACCCTCTGGGACAGAACTCTCTCCATTCAGCCCCATCCAGCCACCTGCAGCCATCACCCAGGTCATGTTGCTGGCCAATCCACTGAAG GAGAAGGTGCGGCTTCGGTATAGGCTGACCTTTGCCCTGGGGGAGCAGCTGAGCACGGAGGTGGGCGAGGTGGACCAGTTCCCTCCTGTGGAGCAGTGGGGGAACCTATGA
- the NUP85 gene encoding nuclear pore complex protein Nup85 isoform X1, with protein sequence MEELDGEPTVTLIPGVNSKKKQMCFDWGPGEMLVCETSFNKKEKPEMVPNCPFIYIIRKDVDVYSQILRKLFNESHGIFVGLQRIEEELTGKSRKAQLVRVSKNYRSVIRACMEEMHQVAIAAKDPASGRQLSSQVSILSAMELIWNLCEILFIEVAPAGPLLLHLLDWVRLHVCEVDSLSADVLGSENPSKHENFWNLVTVLVLQGRLDEARQMLSKEADTSPTSAGMCRILGDLMRTMPILSPGNTQTLTELELKWQHWHEECERHLQDGTFASSPHLESLCKIMLGDEAALLEQKELLNNWYHFLVTRLLYSHPTVKPIDLHIYAQSSLDLFLGGESSPEPLDNILMAAFEFDIHQVIKECSIALSNWWFVAHLTDLLDHCKLLQSHNLYFGSNMREFLLLEYASGLFAHHSLWQLGVDYFDYCPKLGRVSLELHIERIPLNTEQKALKVLRICEQRQMTEQVRSICKILAMKAVRNNRLGSALSWSIRAKDAAFATLVSDRFLRDYCERGCFSDLDLIDNLGPAMMLSDRLTFLGKYREFHRLYGEKRFVDAASLLLSLMTSQIAPRSFWMTLLTDALPLLEQKQVIFSAEQTYELMRCLEDLTSGRPEHGEPDAQQLQDDDIETTKVEMLRLALARNLAGAIIREGSLEGS encoded by the exons TTGATTCCAGGTGTGAATTCCAAGAAGAAGCAAATGTGTTTTGACTGGGGTCCAGGGGAGATGCTGGTGTGTGAAACCTCCTTCAACAAAAAAG AAAAGCCAGAGATGGTGCCAAACTGCCCCTTTATTTATATCATCCGGAAGGATGTAGATGTTTACTCTCAAATTTTGAGAAAACTCTTCAATGAATCCCATGGAATCTTTGTGGGCCTACAGAGAATTGAAGAAGAATTGACTGGAAAATCCAGAAAAGCACA attggTTCGAGTGAGTAAAAACTACCGATCAGTCATAAGAGCATGTATGGAGGAAATGCACCAGGTTGCAA tTGCTGCTAAAGATCCAGCCAGTGGCCGCCAACTCAGCAGCCAG GTCTCCATTTTATCAGCAATGGAGCTCATTTGGAATCTGTGTGAGATTCTATTTATTGAAGTAGCCCCAG CTGGCCCTCTCCTCCTTCACCTCCTTGACTGGGTCCGACTCCATGTGTGTGAGGTGGACAGTTTGTCGGCAGATGTTCTGGGCAGTGAGAATCCAAGCAAACATGAGAACTTCTGGAACTTG GTGACCGTCTTGGTGCTACAGGGCCGGCTGGATGAGGCCCGACAGATGCTCTCCAAGGAAGCCGACACCAGCCCCACCTCTGCAGGCATGTGCCGAATCTTGGGGGACCTGATGAGGACAATGCCCATTCTCAGT CCTGGTAACACTCAGACACTGACAGAGCTGGAGCTGAAGTGGCAGCACTGGCACGAGGAATGTGAGCGGCACCTCCAAGATGGCACATTTGCTTCGAGCCCTCACCTGGAGTCTCTCTGCAAG ATTATGCTGGGAGACGAAGCTGCCTTGTTAGAGCAGAAGGAGCTGCTGAATAACTGGTATCATTTCCTAGTGACTCGGCTCCTGTACTCTCACCCCACAGTGAAACCCATTGATCTGCACATCTACGCCCAG TCCAGCCTGGACCTGTTTCTGGGCGGTGAGAGCAGCCCAGAACCCCTGGACAACATCTTGATGGCAGCCTTTGAGTTTGACATCCACCAAGTGATCAAGGAGTGCAG CATCGCCCTAAGCAACTGGTGGTTTGTGGCCCACCTGACAGACCTGCTGGATCACTGCAAGCTCCTCCAGTCCCACAACCTCTA TTTTGGTTCCAATATGAGAGAATTCCTCCTGCTGGAATATGCCTCAGGACTGTTTGCTCATCACAG CCTGTGGCAGCTGGGAGTGGATTACTTTGACTACTGCCCGAAGCTGGGCCGAGTTTCCTTGGAGCTGCACATTGAGCGGATCCCTCTGAACACTGAGCAGAAAGCCCTCAAGGTGCTGAGGATTTGTGAGCAGCGGCAGATGACTGAACAAG TTCGCAGCATTTGTAAGATCTTAGCCATGAAAGCTGTCCGCAACAATCGACTGGGTTCCGCCCTTTCTTGGAGCATCCGTGCTAAAGATGCTGCCTTCGCCACGCTTGTGTCAGACAG GTTCCTCAGGGATTACTGTGAGCGAGGCTGTTTTTCTGATTTGGATCTCATTGACAACTTGGGGCCAGCCATGATGCTCAGTGACCGACTGACATTCCTGG GAAAGTATCGTGAGTTCCACCGATTATATGGGGAGAAGCGTTTTGTCGATGCCGCTTCTCTTCTCCTGTCATTGATGACTTCTCAGATTGCCCCTCGGTCTTTCTGGATGACACTGCTAACAGATGCCCTGCCCCTTTTGGAACAGAAACAG GTGATTTTTTCAGCAGAACAGACATATGAGCTGATGCGGTGTCTGGAGGACTTGACATCAGGAAGGCCAGAGCATGGAGAACCTGATGCCCAGCAACTCCAG GATGATGACATAGAGACCACCAAGGTGGAAATGCTGAGACTTGCCCTTGCACGAAATCTGGCTGGGGCAATTATAAGAGAAGGCTCACTGGAAGGTTCCTGA
- the NUP85 gene encoding nuclear pore complex protein Nup85 isoform X2 has protein sequence MEELDGEPTVTLIPGVNSKKKQMCFDWGPGEMLVCETSFNKKEKPEMVPNCPFIYIIRKDVDVYSQILRKLFNESHGIFVGLQRIEEELTGKSRKAQLVRVSKNYRSVIRACMEEMHQVAIAAKDPASGRQLSSQVSILSAMELIWNLCEILFIEVAPAGPLLLHLLDWVRLHVCEVDSLSADVLGSENPSKHENFWNLPGNTQTLTELELKWQHWHEECERHLQDGTFASSPHLESLCKIMLGDEAALLEQKELLNNWYHFLVTRLLYSHPTVKPIDLHIYAQSSLDLFLGGESSPEPLDNILMAAFEFDIHQVIKECSIALSNWWFVAHLTDLLDHCKLLQSHNLYFGSNMREFLLLEYASGLFAHHSLWQLGVDYFDYCPKLGRVSLELHIERIPLNTEQKALKVLRICEQRQMTEQVRSICKILAMKAVRNNRLGSALSWSIRAKDAAFATLVSDRFLRDYCERGCFSDLDLIDNLGPAMMLSDRLTFLGKYREFHRLYGEKRFVDAASLLLSLMTSQIAPRSFWMTLLTDALPLLEQKQVIFSAEQTYELMRCLEDLTSGRPEHGEPDAQQLQDDDIETTKVEMLRLALARNLAGAIIREGSLEGS, from the exons TTGATTCCAGGTGTGAATTCCAAGAAGAAGCAAATGTGTTTTGACTGGGGTCCAGGGGAGATGCTGGTGTGTGAAACCTCCTTCAACAAAAAAG AAAAGCCAGAGATGGTGCCAAACTGCCCCTTTATTTATATCATCCGGAAGGATGTAGATGTTTACTCTCAAATTTTGAGAAAACTCTTCAATGAATCCCATGGAATCTTTGTGGGCCTACAGAGAATTGAAGAAGAATTGACTGGAAAATCCAGAAAAGCACA attggTTCGAGTGAGTAAAAACTACCGATCAGTCATAAGAGCATGTATGGAGGAAATGCACCAGGTTGCAA tTGCTGCTAAAGATCCAGCCAGTGGCCGCCAACTCAGCAGCCAG GTCTCCATTTTATCAGCAATGGAGCTCATTTGGAATCTGTGTGAGATTCTATTTATTGAAGTAGCCCCAG CTGGCCCTCTCCTCCTTCACCTCCTTGACTGGGTCCGACTCCATGTGTGTGAGGTGGACAGTTTGTCGGCAGATGTTCTGGGCAGTGAGAATCCAAGCAAACATGAGAACTTCTGGAACTTG CCTGGTAACACTCAGACACTGACAGAGCTGGAGCTGAAGTGGCAGCACTGGCACGAGGAATGTGAGCGGCACCTCCAAGATGGCACATTTGCTTCGAGCCCTCACCTGGAGTCTCTCTGCAAG ATTATGCTGGGAGACGAAGCTGCCTTGTTAGAGCAGAAGGAGCTGCTGAATAACTGGTATCATTTCCTAGTGACTCGGCTCCTGTACTCTCACCCCACAGTGAAACCCATTGATCTGCACATCTACGCCCAG TCCAGCCTGGACCTGTTTCTGGGCGGTGAGAGCAGCCCAGAACCCCTGGACAACATCTTGATGGCAGCCTTTGAGTTTGACATCCACCAAGTGATCAAGGAGTGCAG CATCGCCCTAAGCAACTGGTGGTTTGTGGCCCACCTGACAGACCTGCTGGATCACTGCAAGCTCCTCCAGTCCCACAACCTCTA TTTTGGTTCCAATATGAGAGAATTCCTCCTGCTGGAATATGCCTCAGGACTGTTTGCTCATCACAG CCTGTGGCAGCTGGGAGTGGATTACTTTGACTACTGCCCGAAGCTGGGCCGAGTTTCCTTGGAGCTGCACATTGAGCGGATCCCTCTGAACACTGAGCAGAAAGCCCTCAAGGTGCTGAGGATTTGTGAGCAGCGGCAGATGACTGAACAAG TTCGCAGCATTTGTAAGATCTTAGCCATGAAAGCTGTCCGCAACAATCGACTGGGTTCCGCCCTTTCTTGGAGCATCCGTGCTAAAGATGCTGCCTTCGCCACGCTTGTGTCAGACAG GTTCCTCAGGGATTACTGTGAGCGAGGCTGTTTTTCTGATTTGGATCTCATTGACAACTTGGGGCCAGCCATGATGCTCAGTGACCGACTGACATTCCTGG GAAAGTATCGTGAGTTCCACCGATTATATGGGGAGAAGCGTTTTGTCGATGCCGCTTCTCTTCTCCTGTCATTGATGACTTCTCAGATTGCCCCTCGGTCTTTCTGGATGACACTGCTAACAGATGCCCTGCCCCTTTTGGAACAGAAACAG GTGATTTTTTCAGCAGAACAGACATATGAGCTGATGCGGTGTCTGGAGGACTTGACATCAGGAAGGCCAGAGCATGGAGAACCTGATGCCCAGCAACTCCAG GATGATGACATAGAGACCACCAAGGTGGAAATGCTGAGACTTGCCCTTGCACGAAATCTGGCTGGGGCAATTATAAGAGAAGGCTCACTGGAAGGTTCCTGA
- the NUP85 gene encoding nuclear pore complex protein Nup85 isoform X3 encodes MVPNCPFIYIIRKDVDVYSQILRKLFNESHGIFVGLQRIEEELTGKSRKAQLVRVSKNYRSVIRACMEEMHQVAIAAKDPASGRQLSSQVSILSAMELIWNLCEILFIEVAPAGPLLLHLLDWVRLHVCEVDSLSADVLGSENPSKHENFWNLVTVLVLQGRLDEARQMLSKEADTSPTSAGMCRILGDLMRTMPILSPGNTQTLTELELKWQHWHEECERHLQDGTFASSPHLESLCKIMLGDEAALLEQKELLNNWYHFLVTRLLYSHPTVKPIDLHIYAQSSLDLFLGGESSPEPLDNILMAAFEFDIHQVIKECSIALSNWWFVAHLTDLLDHCKLLQSHNLYFGSNMREFLLLEYASGLFAHHSLWQLGVDYFDYCPKLGRVSLELHIERIPLNTEQKALKVLRICEQRQMTEQVRSICKILAMKAVRNNRLGSALSWSIRAKDAAFATLVSDRFLRDYCERGCFSDLDLIDNLGPAMMLSDRLTFLGKYREFHRLYGEKRFVDAASLLLSLMTSQIAPRSFWMTLLTDALPLLEQKQVIFSAEQTYELMRCLEDLTSGRPEHGEPDAQQLQDDDIETTKVEMLRLALARNLAGAIIREGSLEGS; translated from the exons ATGGTGCCAAACTGCCCCTTTATTTATATCATCCGGAAGGATGTAGATGTTTACTCTCAAATTTTGAGAAAACTCTTCAATGAATCCCATGGAATCTTTGTGGGCCTACAGAGAATTGAAGAAGAATTGACTGGAAAATCCAGAAAAGCACA attggTTCGAGTGAGTAAAAACTACCGATCAGTCATAAGAGCATGTATGGAGGAAATGCACCAGGTTGCAA tTGCTGCTAAAGATCCAGCCAGTGGCCGCCAACTCAGCAGCCAG GTCTCCATTTTATCAGCAATGGAGCTCATTTGGAATCTGTGTGAGATTCTATTTATTGAAGTAGCCCCAG CTGGCCCTCTCCTCCTTCACCTCCTTGACTGGGTCCGACTCCATGTGTGTGAGGTGGACAGTTTGTCGGCAGATGTTCTGGGCAGTGAGAATCCAAGCAAACATGAGAACTTCTGGAACTTG GTGACCGTCTTGGTGCTACAGGGCCGGCTGGATGAGGCCCGACAGATGCTCTCCAAGGAAGCCGACACCAGCCCCACCTCTGCAGGCATGTGCCGAATCTTGGGGGACCTGATGAGGACAATGCCCATTCTCAGT CCTGGTAACACTCAGACACTGACAGAGCTGGAGCTGAAGTGGCAGCACTGGCACGAGGAATGTGAGCGGCACCTCCAAGATGGCACATTTGCTTCGAGCCCTCACCTGGAGTCTCTCTGCAAG ATTATGCTGGGAGACGAAGCTGCCTTGTTAGAGCAGAAGGAGCTGCTGAATAACTGGTATCATTTCCTAGTGACTCGGCTCCTGTACTCTCACCCCACAGTGAAACCCATTGATCTGCACATCTACGCCCAG TCCAGCCTGGACCTGTTTCTGGGCGGTGAGAGCAGCCCAGAACCCCTGGACAACATCTTGATGGCAGCCTTTGAGTTTGACATCCACCAAGTGATCAAGGAGTGCAG CATCGCCCTAAGCAACTGGTGGTTTGTGGCCCACCTGACAGACCTGCTGGATCACTGCAAGCTCCTCCAGTCCCACAACCTCTA TTTTGGTTCCAATATGAGAGAATTCCTCCTGCTGGAATATGCCTCAGGACTGTTTGCTCATCACAG CCTGTGGCAGCTGGGAGTGGATTACTTTGACTACTGCCCGAAGCTGGGCCGAGTTTCCTTGGAGCTGCACATTGAGCGGATCCCTCTGAACACTGAGCAGAAAGCCCTCAAGGTGCTGAGGATTTGTGAGCAGCGGCAGATGACTGAACAAG TTCGCAGCATTTGTAAGATCTTAGCCATGAAAGCTGTCCGCAACAATCGACTGGGTTCCGCCCTTTCTTGGAGCATCCGTGCTAAAGATGCTGCCTTCGCCACGCTTGTGTCAGACAG GTTCCTCAGGGATTACTGTGAGCGAGGCTGTTTTTCTGATTTGGATCTCATTGACAACTTGGGGCCAGCCATGATGCTCAGTGACCGACTGACATTCCTGG GAAAGTATCGTGAGTTCCACCGATTATATGGGGAGAAGCGTTTTGTCGATGCCGCTTCTCTTCTCCTGTCATTGATGACTTCTCAGATTGCCCCTCGGTCTTTCTGGATGACACTGCTAACAGATGCCCTGCCCCTTTTGGAACAGAAACAG GTGATTTTTTCAGCAGAACAGACATATGAGCTGATGCGGTGTCTGGAGGACTTGACATCAGGAAGGCCAGAGCATGGAGAACCTGATGCCCAGCAACTCCAG GATGATGACATAGAGACCACCAAGGTGGAAATGCTGAGACTTGCCCTTGCACGAAATCTGGCTGGGGCAATTATAAGAGAAGGCTCACTGGAAGGTTCCTGA